One region of Solanum pennellii chromosome 6, SPENNV200 genomic DNA includes:
- the LOC107022378 gene encoding agamous-like MADS-box protein AGL29, producing MERKKTKGRQKIPMKKIENKDSMFAAFTKRREGLYKKSSELATECNVDIGIMMISATGKPHSFFHPTFDAVISRFQNPDMQLGESTNLEVNAARNEVNRLKTRLEELDVREDIAIAKKNSYEQMEETRQKGWCESTEQLNADEVFIFETWLNETSSNLHHRLNQLEIEASSSMRHESFGV from the coding sequence ATggagagaaaaaaaactaaaggaCGTCAAAAGATaccaatgaaaaaaattgaaaataaggaTTCCATGTTTGCTGCATTTACAAAGCGTCGTGAGGGTTTGTACAAAAAATCTAGCGAACTCGCTACAGAATGCAATGTTGACATTGGAATAATGATGATTTCCGCTACTGGTAAGCCTCATTCCTTTTTTCACCCTACATTTGATGCAGTTATTTCTCGTTTTCAGAATCCCGATATGCAGTTAGGTGAAAGTACAAATCTAGAGGTGAATGCTGCTAGAAATGAAGTGAATCGACTCAAAACTAGGCTTGAAGAACTTGATGTCAGAGAAGACATTGCGATTGCTAAGAAAAATTCTTATGAACAAATGGAAGAAACAAGACAAAAAGGTTGGTGTGAGTCGACTGAGCAGCTCAATGCAGATGAAGTGTTCATATTTGAAACTTGGTTGAATGAAACTAGTTCTAACTTACACCATCGTTTAAATCAATTAGAAATTGAAGCTTCATCCTCAATGAGACATGAATCTTTTGGAGTGTGA